Within the uncultured Draconibacterium sp. genome, the region ACAATTTTATGCCGGTCCTGGATTGGGCACGAACTGATTTGCATTTCAAGCTAAAAAACGGTGGGGAGTCAATGTACTTTGATTTTCCCACTTTTGTGGCTTTTGATGTTTTTATACTAAAACGTCCGGGAGCTGAAGCTGATTATCCGGCAGAAATTGTTGAAAAAGCCAAAACGGTTTTTGAGAAAATGACGGAAAAGGAGGCCGAAGAGCTGGCCTACAATATTATTGTGGTTACGCAGGGTTTTATCGATGGTGTGATTGATGGTTCGGTTTCCGATCCGAAAAGCCTTTTCCTGGAATTTATCGACCGTTACAAAAGCATTGGAAAAACACAGTTGCGCAACAACTTAAAAGCTTTTCTCGACGATGTAATTCCTGTAGCCGAAGAAGCCGGGGTGAAACTGGCGATTCACCCCGATGATCCGCCGTTTCCGGTATTGGGATTGCCACGAATTATAGGCCAGTTGGAGGATTACGAGTGGCTTTTTAAAGCCAATACTTCGCCAAACAACGGCGTAACTTTTTGCGCCGGATCGCTGTCGGCCCGAAAAGAAAACGATTTGCTGGAAGTGATTGAAAAAACCCGCGACCGCATTCATTTTGTGCATTTGAGAAATACCTTGCTGCTTGAAGATGGCAGTTTTTATGAATCGGGGCATTTAACCGGATCGCAGGATATGATGAAAATAATGTTTGCCCTGATAAAAGAGCAGAAACGCAGAATACAATCGGGCAGAACCGATGTTAAAATGCCAGTGAGGCCCGATCATGGAATAAGAATAATGGATGATTACGAACACGACTATAATCCGGGATATCCGCTGATTGGGCGATTAAAAGGTCTTGCCGAGCTGGATGGATTGATGCACGGCATTGAATTTATGCTGGCGGAAGGGGAACGGTAATTTGCCCTGGTCGTCTTGTTTTATTTTCTAGTTAATGGTTAAAAAACCTGTAATTCCATTGCAGCTACTTTCGTTTCTATAAACTTTTATTTTATAGGATTTTGACTTGAGTACAGAGATTTGAGTATTGAGAAGCTTATTCGTGTCTATTTTCTTCTCTCACTACTCATTACTTTCTACTCATATCCTATGCTTTGTTCATTTTGAATTTCATTCATTCTTAAACCTATGTACTTTCAGTGTTTAGTGGTTTAGTTCACTTGTCAAATTATAACCTGTTGTACTTGATCTGAATACAAAAATTTCCAAACAAGTTAGCGAGTCGTTTCTCGTAATAGTGTAAAAATTAATTATTTAGTTATCAGCTTCTTCTTTCCTTAATTTAAAGGTAATTTTTTAAAATTCCGATTAAAGATGTTATTTTGTAGGCCAAAGCTTAGAAGATTAAACAATGACATTTTCGGACAGAGAAATATTCGAAAAAATAAAAAATGGGGATGATGCGGCATTCAGTCAGCTGTTTGACGAAACCTATCCTTCGCTTTGTTTTTTTGTAAATAAGTATCTTTCCGACTTGGACAAATCAAGATCACTGGTTCAGGAATTTTTTGTCGACCTCTGGATCAATCATTCCAAAATAAATGTTCCGCACACTCCAAAATCGTACCTTTTCAATTCGGTTAAGAACAAAACAATCGATTTTCTGCGAAAAGAAAAACGAATTGGCATGGTTGGCGAACCTAATGAAAACCAGGAGTCAACGCCGTTTCGCGATTTGGTTGAAGAAGCCGAATTAGATAACAGGATCAACCAATCGATTCAGGATTTGCCAAAAAAGTGTCGCGAGATATTCGTCCTTTGTCGTTTCGAGGGATTAAAATATGCCGAAATTGCCCAAAAACTCGACATCTCCGTTAAAACGGTTGAAATGCAAATGGGAATTGCATTAAAAAAATTACGTAAAAATCTTTCTGATTACCAGATGTTTAATCTTCTGGTGTTTGTTTTTTCAAAAAAAAATTAAATCTGTTTACAGGGTGAGATCAAAAAATTTCGTCTTGTAGATAATTAAACTAAAAAATTAAGTGAACGAGCTAAGTCATAACTTGGATGTAGATGGCCTTTCGGCTAAATTTCTTTCTGGCAACATGTCATCGGAAGAACAGAAAGAATTTCAAACCTGGCTGGATAATTCTGAGGAAAACAAAGAGGCTTTTCTGAAAAACAAAAAAGTTTGGGAGCAAACTCAGCACCAACTTGTTTCGGAAAAAATTGCGGAGGACAAAGTAAATGTACTTCGCAAACTTCATGCGCACCAAACCAGAATTCTATCTCGTTCGCGTCGTCAACTACTCATTTACAAACTTGCGGCTGTTATGGCAATTCCGCTAACCTTTGCCATCAGTTGGTATTTCTTAAATACCGGCAGTGTAGAACAACCGCAATTAACACAAACAATTTGCGAAGTAACTGCGCCCAAGGGGCATGTTGCAAAATGTATCCTTCCCGATGGGTCGGAAATTTGGGTGAACACAGGTTCGTCCGTTACCTACGATGCCAGTTCTTTTAGTGGCAACGTTCGTGAGGTGGAATTAACCGGTGAAGCCTATTTCGAGGTGGCAAAAAATGTGGAAAAACCGTTTACTGTTAAAACGGCAATGGCTAACATTCTTGTTACCGGAACATCGTTTAATGTAAAAGCCTATTCTGGCAGCGATGTTTTTGAGACTATTTTAGCCGAAGGTGGTATTGATATGAAACTAAACAACAGTACCACTAATCAGCAAATCAGTTTGGTACCAGGAGAAAGAGCTGTTTATACAGGCGAAACAAACAAGGTGGCTATCGATACCGTGGAACCTGAATTTTTTACCTCGTGGAGAAATGGCGAATTGCTATTTAAGGATGCTACACTCAACGATTTGGTTGTTGAATTGGAACGCATTTACGACATCGATTTTCATATCACAGATGAGAAATTGGGGCAGTTTCGTTTCAGGGGAATGTTTAGCTACAACAACAACCTGATTGAAGCTTTGGAGAAAATTAAAAGAACGGCACAGATTGATTATCGCATTGAAAATAAGGAAGTATGGCTGACTAAAACTGAGTGACAAGGTTCACTAAACAAACTAATAAACTTTTAAAACTATAAACTATGACTAAAAACATTCGCTTCGGATAGCATTACCGATACGGGGATCGCCGTATAAAAAAAGAGGAAATGCTACCAACATATTCCTCTTTTGATAAATCTCATTAGCGTGGAGCTAAATTAATTTATTAACTAATAATCTTTTAAATTTATGAAAAAAAAACCAGAAGCATTGGGGAAACTGTACCCTTTTGCTAAAAAAATGATGTTAATTATGAGGTTAACAATCTTCCTTGTTTTAGTCTCAGTCTTAGCCAGTACGGCCAGCGTGTATTCGCAAACGACTAAACTCACTGTTAAAGTAAAAAACAGTAGAATAGCTGAGGTTTTCGATGCGATCGAACAACAAAGCGATTTTTACTTCTTTTATAACCGCGATCTTTTCGACGACAACCAAATTGTATCGGTTGATATGGAAGGAAAGACCGTGGAAGAAATTTTGAATGAATTAT harbors:
- the uxuA gene encoding mannonate dehydratase: MALEKTWRWFGEKDLVTLDDLQQMGVEGVVTALHHIPNGEVWPVDEILKVKTAIEKRGMRWSVVESLPVSEGIKICSNDRGRLIANYQQSVRNLGECGIDTICYNFMPVLDWARTDLHFKLKNGGESMYFDFPTFVAFDVFILKRPGAEADYPAEIVEKAKTVFEKMTEKEAEELAYNIIVVTQGFIDGVIDGSVSDPKSLFLEFIDRYKSIGKTQLRNNLKAFLDDVIPVAEEAGVKLAIHPDDPPFPVLGLPRIIGQLEDYEWLFKANTSPNNGVTFCAGSLSARKENDLLEVIEKTRDRIHFVHLRNTLLLEDGSFYESGHLTGSQDMMKIMFALIKEQKRRIQSGRTDVKMPVRPDHGIRIMDDYEHDYNPGYPLIGRLKGLAELDGLMHGIEFMLAEGER
- a CDS encoding RNA polymerase sigma-70 factor; the encoded protein is MTFSDREIFEKIKNGDDAAFSQLFDETYPSLCFFVNKYLSDLDKSRSLVQEFFVDLWINHSKINVPHTPKSYLFNSVKNKTIDFLRKEKRIGMVGEPNENQESTPFRDLVEEAELDNRINQSIQDLPKKCREIFVLCRFEGLKYAEIAQKLDISVKTVEMQMGIALKKLRKNLSDYQMFNLLVFVFSKKN
- a CDS encoding FecR domain-containing protein, with translation MNELSHNLDVDGLSAKFLSGNMSSEEQKEFQTWLDNSEENKEAFLKNKKVWEQTQHQLVSEKIAEDKVNVLRKLHAHQTRILSRSRRQLLIYKLAAVMAIPLTFAISWYFLNTGSVEQPQLTQTICEVTAPKGHVAKCILPDGSEIWVNTGSSVTYDASSFSGNVREVELTGEAYFEVAKNVEKPFTVKTAMANILVTGTSFNVKAYSGSDVFETILAEGGIDMKLNNSTTNQQISLVPGERAVYTGETNKVAIDTVEPEFFTSWRNGELLFKDATLNDLVVELERIYDIDFHITDEKLGQFRFRGMFSYNNNLIEALEKIKRTAQIDYRIENKEVWLTKTE